In Pseudoalteromonas ulvae UL12, the following are encoded in one genomic region:
- a CDS encoding complement resistance protein TraT, producing MKINKLIKAMSVAGVLALSGCAATDGTGLADSLEVSTKMSSTIWLDPVGSDKRTIFLSLRNTSDKDMNIANQISEAIVSKGYKVVTNPDEAHYWIQGNILKVGKSTDEETDSFLDTGFGGGVVGGVLGSTIGGGNGKTAATVGGALAGYLIDKAFEDTMYTMVTDLQISEASDETVLSKSNHQLSQGNSGSTVQVSEKSGNRKKYQTRIVSTASQSNLAFDQARPELESGLIRSISGLL from the coding sequence ATGAAAATCAATAAATTAATTAAAGCTATGAGTGTAGCAGGGGTTTTAGCGTTAAGCGGTTGTGCGGCAACTGATGGGACAGGTTTAGCAGATTCGTTGGAAGTGTCAACCAAGATGAGTAGTACTATCTGGCTTGATCCAGTGGGTTCGGATAAGAGAACGATATTCCTATCCCTTCGAAATACTAGCGATAAAGATATGAATATTGCTAATCAAATTAGTGAAGCTATCGTTAGCAAGGGTTACAAAGTGGTTACTAACCCAGATGAAGCCCATTATTGGATCCAGGGAAATATCCTGAAGGTTGGAAAATCTACTGACGAAGAAACTGACTCATTCCTAGATACCGGCTTCGGTGGTGGTGTAGTCGGTGGTGTCCTTGGTTCAACGATTGGTGGTGGCAATGGTAAAACGGCTGCTACTGTGGGGGGAGCATTGGCAGGTTATTTAATTGACAAGGCATTTGAAGATACTATGTATACGATGGTTACTGACTTGCAGATATCAGAAGCTTCAGATGAGACTGTGTTATCTAAATCTAATCACCAATTATCTCAAGGTAATTCTGGTTCAACTGTGCAAGTGTCAGAAAAAAGCGGTAATCGCAAAAAATACCAGACTCGAATTGTATCTACAGCGAGTCAATCCAATCTTGCCTTTGATCAAGCTAGACCTGAATTGGAATCCGGTTTAATACGTTCTATCTCTGGCCTTTTGTAA
- a CDS encoding DUF1525 domain-containing protein, producing the protein MNKLLVLMLVFLSLDVYSAEYLTIIYDARYDKITGVPKNIYVHHYDVSEVSKIETQINRRLVFKGQAKSQSDVEVWAMNKVNKDPEIKALIDKLPLAYDYLTAVDEFGLTKVPAVVYSDGDKNFVVYGETNISKAIQKVNAYRYGTKR; encoded by the coding sequence ATGAATAAACTGTTAGTGTTAATGCTAGTGTTTTTATCCTTAGATGTTTATTCTGCGGAGTATTTAACGATTATTTACGATGCAAGATATGACAAAATAACTGGTGTTCCAAAAAATATTTACGTACACCACTATGACGTCTCTGAAGTGAGTAAAATAGAAACTCAAATTAATAGGCGTCTGGTATTTAAAGGTCAAGCTAAAAGTCAAAGTGATGTTGAAGTTTGGGCTATGAATAAAGTCAATAAAGATCCTGAAATTAAGGCTCTAATCGATAAGCTACCGCTTGCGTATGACTATCTTACTGCAGTTGACGAATTCGGGTTAACTAAAGTACCAGCCGTCGTTTACAGTGATGGTGATAAAAATTTTGTTGTATACGGCGAAACTAACATTTCTAAAGCGATTCAAAAAGTCAACGCTTACCGCTATGGTACTAAGCGCTAG
- a CDS encoding TraU family protein, protein MVLSASLFASAPSVQADFSFDTFIKAGSIDTLSCAAFTVKGACFWIKCTLIACNFDTTAIIEHYTPDVFVSVYDSKSPEKISRSITNTMTGILPWHSDGAEQTRMRDNKRMAINYRIADVYGSPSAQLLINILKELPLGLACDPGSTPYKPYFVSRSNPFFWNTGLIDGISNLAGRDRYIGERKDGTRNAFINKNLWGYLYPRTGVVLNQDHYKASAVIAQRSIDIVFNGAFGIYSDELDGSEGQWYRPSMSVEEWSTKEGKWQMLYPKYESGCHILGEERLKRPSDADMEGWGDRRSDDGDYIWHYWRRYECCQKPSGYSFIGKVRW, encoded by the coding sequence ATGGTACTAAGCGCTAGCCTTTTTGCTAGCGCCCCTTCAGTACAAGCTGATTTTTCATTCGATACATTTATTAAAGCTGGCTCTATAGATACATTGAGTTGTGCTGCATTTACAGTTAAAGGTGCATGTTTTTGGATTAAATGTACCTTGATTGCGTGTAATTTCGATACAACAGCAATTATTGAGCACTATACCCCAGATGTTTTCGTTTCTGTCTATGATTCAAAATCCCCTGAGAAAATTAGCAGATCTATTACCAATACTATGACAGGAATACTTCCTTGGCATTCTGACGGTGCTGAGCAAACAAGGATGCGTGACAACAAGCGTATGGCGATCAATTACAGGATTGCTGATGTGTATGGTAGCCCTTCAGCTCAACTACTTATAAATATCCTTAAAGAGCTTCCTCTAGGATTGGCATGTGATCCTGGTAGTACTCCGTATAAACCGTATTTTGTTAGCCGCTCGAATCCTTTTTTCTGGAATACTGGGTTGATTGACGGAATTAGTAATCTAGCCGGTAGGGATAGATACATAGGTGAGAGAAAGGATGGTACTAGGAATGCGTTCATTAATAAAAATCTCTGGGGTTATTTATATCCTAGAACGGGGGTTGTTTTAAATCAAGATCACTATAAAGCAAGTGCGGTAATTGCACAGCGCTCAATCGATATAGTTTTTAATGGAGCGTTTGGTATTTATAGCGATGAACTTGATGGCTCAGAAGGCCAGTGGTATCGGCCATCAATGAGTGTTGAAGAGTGGTCTACAAAAGAGGGTAAATGGCAAATGCTTTACCCTAAATATGAAAGTGGATGTCACATATTGGGTGAAGAAAGATTGAAAAGGCCCAGTGATGCTGACATGGAAGGTTGGGGTGATAGGCGTTCAGATGACGGTGATTACATATGGCATTACTGGAGAAGATATGAGTGTTGCCAGAAACCTAGTGGGTATTCGTTTATAGGAAAAGTACGATGGTAA
- a CDS encoding conjugal transfer protein TraG N-terminal domain-containing protein, whose amino-acid sequence MTFTSLSDLYFMSIGLYALNTLWAIIVDTKLIILPIIMIVLEVMKESTESGKAFSDSGFMLKKLETRIYIGIFTIIFFAWPMVPFEIDNMTQYTKQCEAGEEVYIEDDIGIGEIINSSPRLVDQVKIKPNNLLVEVSGSKLRVPLAMQLVMSYMSGYSVESVDKLPCSINVVAVSKQLLDTQIKDTDLLIETKEFVKQCFEPARSLAVRNKDSNMPWLENPDTADLAWPGHRSFMNDAYYGAVGRGFYSQVLLEGWQGAKTNQQVPKWMQSKEAEQNGEIDCSSGSCLHQVGGFPSCREWWQGIGAGYSGVSVSSNDISLRSRLIKNLPENTGSNYGSFVAMLKEYNIFENTESENDTLLRMAYFNPVAINRIKGAEIKDYAWDSETNAIQGVISRTLGTIGTAGAAIGNFAGASMIQLAAPLAKSMVFLILLTAYPMAVIVSKFGYKFIIPFHFFVGSVFFWPFLWDLALLAQQSLIESTMANGDLWIGDITRTNTMLLGQYLTDALFLAFPTLFTGVMTAAGMTVGSHMSGISSDPGGSAGSPARQEGNKQSGNVRKGAENGIKSGAKRVASKGAKG is encoded by the coding sequence ATGACGTTTACCAGTTTATCTGACCTATATTTCATGAGTATTGGCCTATATGCGTTAAATACGCTATGGGCCATTATCGTTGATACTAAATTGATAATATTGCCGATTATCATGATAGTCCTTGAAGTCATGAAAGAAAGTACTGAATCCGGAAAGGCATTTAGTGACTCTGGATTTATGCTTAAAAAATTGGAAACCAGAATATATATCGGTATTTTTACGATCATATTTTTTGCTTGGCCAATGGTTCCTTTTGAAATTGACAATATGACGCAATACACGAAGCAATGTGAAGCAGGTGAAGAAGTTTATATCGAAGACGATATAGGGATTGGGGAAATAATTAATAGTAGTCCCAGATTGGTTGATCAAGTAAAAATAAAACCTAATAACCTTTTGGTTGAGGTATCCGGAAGCAAATTGAGAGTACCTTTGGCTATGCAGCTTGTTATGTCATACATGTCAGGTTATAGCGTTGAATCAGTAGACAAACTGCCTTGCTCCATCAATGTCGTAGCTGTTAGTAAGCAATTATTAGATACTCAAATTAAAGATACTGATTTATTGATAGAAACGAAAGAGTTCGTTAAGCAGTGTTTTGAACCGGCGCGTTCATTAGCTGTTAGAAACAAAGATAGTAACATGCCTTGGTTGGAGAATCCTGATACTGCAGATTTAGCTTGGCCAGGTCATCGATCATTTATGAACGATGCCTACTACGGAGCAGTAGGTAGAGGGTTTTATTCTCAGGTATTGCTTGAAGGTTGGCAAGGAGCTAAAACTAATCAGCAAGTACCTAAATGGATGCAAAGCAAAGAAGCTGAACAAAATGGTGAAATAGACTGTAGTAGCGGGTCTTGCCTACATCAAGTAGGTGGTTTTCCATCATGTAGAGAGTGGTGGCAGGGTATAGGTGCTGGGTATAGTGGTGTGAGTGTAAGTTCAAATGACATATCGCTTAGAAGCCGGTTAATAAAAAACCTGCCAGAAAATACCGGTAGTAACTACGGATCATTCGTCGCAATGCTGAAGGAATACAATATATTTGAAAATACTGAGTCAGAAAACGATACCCTATTAAGAATGGCCTATTTTAACCCTGTGGCGATTAACAGAATTAAAGGTGCAGAGATTAAAGATTATGCTTGGGATAGCGAAACTAACGCGATACAGGGCGTTATATCGAGAACGTTGGGTACCATAGGTACGGCGGGAGCAGCAATCGGTAATTTTGCTGGTGCTAGTATGATTCAATTAGCAGCGCCTTTGGCTAAAAGTATGGTGTTTTTGATTTTACTGACGGCCTATCCTATGGCTGTGATCGTTTCAAAGTTTGGTTATAAATTTATTATTCCATTCCATTTTTTTGTGGGTTCAGTATTTTTTTGGCCTTTTCTTTGGGATTTGGCTTTATTAGCACAACAAAGTTTAATAGAAAGTACGATGGCTAATGGCGATTTATGGATAGGGGATATAACTCGAACGAATACTATGTTGCTTGGCCAATATCTAACAGACGCATTGTTTTTGGCGTTTCCAACTTTGTTTACTGGTGTTATGACAGCGGCTGGAATGACGGTCGGTTCCCACATGAGCGGAATTTCGAGTGACCCAGGTGGAAGTGCTGGTAGCCCTGCTAGACAAGAGGGTAATAAGCAATCTGGTAATGTACGAAAAGGTGCTGAAAACGGAATTAAATCGGGAGCTAAAAGAGTGGCGTCAAAAGGAGCGAAAGGGTAG
- a CDS encoding adenine nucleotide alpha hydrolase family protein, translating to MTLDMFACSDDSAKLTVLSMGLGQDSTALLYKYVYDEHFKKQYAPNDFLVIFSDTGNEFPQTYEHLESIKIFCETHGIEFVHLIPEMGYHTGDWQSLEHFYEVKEAVGSKAYPKICSQRLKIEPIYRYLEDYLGQKYGVKVGKKKGFRQFAVEFGKVQMMIGIAKNEEKRMSDAADRKERWYRESIEHIYPLVDMNMDRKGCQTYIKSVGHKIPIPSNCMMCPFLSEEELEYLRRFEPKALENWIYYEKRKLNRWSHLEAVPVNKGTDDEPRIVYVNKNLGVWGKRRLPEMVSIVQEKFKNWTDDMIIDYRMSHGHCVASAY from the coding sequence ATGACTTTGGATATGTTTGCTTGTAGTGATGACTCAGCAAAGTTAACAGTGTTATCTATGGGATTAGGGCAGGATAGTACAGCGCTTCTTTATAAGTATGTTTATGATGAGCACTTTAAAAAGCAGTACGCACCAAATGATTTTTTGGTGATTTTTTCTGATACAGGGAACGAATTCCCCCAGACCTATGAACATTTAGAAAGCATTAAGATATTTTGTGAAACTCACGGTATTGAATTTGTTCATCTAATACCTGAGATGGGATATCACACTGGAGATTGGCAATCTCTTGAGCACTTCTATGAAGTAAAAGAAGCTGTTGGATCAAAAGCCTACCCTAAAATTTGTAGTCAACGACTGAAAATTGAGCCTATTTATCGTTATTTAGAAGATTATTTAGGTCAAAAATACGGTGTTAAAGTTGGTAAGAAAAAAGGGTTTCGACAATTTGCTGTTGAGTTCGGAAAAGTACAGATGATGATCGGTATTGCAAAGAACGAAGAAAAGCGAATGAGTGATGCGGCTGATAGAAAAGAGCGCTGGTATCGTGAATCTATCGAACATATTTACCCTTTGGTTGATATGAACATGGATCGCAAAGGTTGTCAGACGTATATAAAGTCTGTTGGCCATAAGATACCAATTCCTAGTAACTGCATGATGTGTCCGTTTTTGTCTGAGGAAGAATTGGAGTATCTGCGTAGATTCGAACCTAAAGCTTTAGAAAATTGGATTTACTACGAAAAGCGTAAGCTTAATCGTTGGAGCCATTTAGAAGCTGTGCCGGTTAATAAAGGCACTGATGATGAACCGCGAATTGTATACGTCAATAAAAACCTGGGCGTATGGGGCAAACGTCGATTACCGGAAATGGTAAGTATCGTTCAAGAAAAGTTTAAAAACTGGACTGATGATATGATCATCGATTACCGAATGTCACATGGTCACTGTGTTGCTTCGGCATACTAA
- a CDS encoding DUF3560 domain-containing protein has translation MTIVRATYSPEDNKLRIYTNGERVSDDVYALLKEKGFKWAPVQKLFVKPRWTPSCEDLCIQLAGNIVAEETTLLERAEVKAERLDSLAEKRSSQSDAFVSAAIRLAERMSFGQPILVGHHSERRARKDAEQVERLHEKAVEAADAVSYWLYRAEGVERHANYKNDPDVRARRIKTLLAELRDDQRTLNHAQICIKLWSDIDAIEDAEKKPKYVRHYAGSMLKTGSTTPSGFWSALDRAEMTEQEVIDKSLQWANGIANSVFYARRIQHTLNRLGYERFMLGDTVRFEDALTATIIKAFARDNGAHKPECKKVEGNWKLTSSVPLPLHIGEGEVLSLSDVEWKDLMQSCGYEVPIKKPAKPPILNFRAESIKGVVFRNVTTLRQVVMTKAEYSDIYSDYRGVKDSSCGQFRFKMCKDPNHKGPGYSAEWVAVFLSDSKEHPMPESDAIIKVEQDAA, from the coding sequence ATGACTATTGTACGTGCAACATACAGCCCAGAAGACAACAAATTGCGTATCTACACTAACGGTGAACGTGTTAGTGATGATGTTTATGCTTTGTTAAAAGAGAAAGGGTTTAAGTGGGCACCGGTTCAAAAGCTTTTTGTTAAACCAAGATGGACGCCAAGTTGTGAAGACTTGTGTATTCAATTGGCCGGTAACATTGTAGCTGAAGAAACTACCTTACTTGAACGTGCTGAAGTGAAAGCTGAGCGACTTGACTCTTTAGCTGAAAAGCGTTCGTCACAGTCAGATGCATTTGTTTCTGCAGCTATTCGTTTAGCGGAAAGAATGAGTTTTGGCCAACCTATATTGGTAGGACATCATTCAGAACGTCGAGCGAGAAAAGATGCAGAGCAGGTAGAGCGATTACATGAAAAAGCGGTAGAAGCTGCTGACGCGGTATCTTATTGGCTATACAGAGCTGAAGGGGTAGAACGTCACGCTAACTACAAAAACGATCCAGATGTTCGAGCAAGAAGGATTAAAACACTACTTGCTGAACTACGTGATGATCAAAGAACGCTTAATCATGCTCAGATATGCATTAAGCTTTGGAGCGACATCGATGCAATTGAAGATGCAGAGAAGAAGCCTAAGTATGTTCGTCATTATGCCGGTTCGATGTTAAAGACTGGCTCCACTACACCTTCGGGTTTTTGGAGTGCTTTGGATCGAGCTGAAATGACTGAACAAGAGGTGATTGATAAATCACTTCAATGGGCTAACGGTATTGCTAACAGTGTTTTTTATGCAAGACGTATTCAACATACATTGAATCGACTTGGTTATGAACGCTTCATGTTGGGTGATACTGTTCGTTTCGAAGATGCGCTGACGGCAACCATAATCAAGGCATTTGCTCGTGATAATGGTGCTCATAAACCAGAGTGCAAGAAAGTAGAGGGGAATTGGAAGTTAACTTCTAGTGTTCCGTTACCTCTGCATATTGGAGAAGGTGAAGTGTTGTCGTTGTCTGATGTTGAATGGAAAGACCTGATGCAATCGTGTGGTTATGAAGTACCTATTAAGAAACCGGCTAAGCCGCCGATTCTTAACTTCAGAGCTGAATCGATTAAAGGGGTTGTTTTTCGCAATGTGACTACGTTGCGCCAAGTGGTGATGACTAAAGCTGAGTATTCAGATATTTATTCTGATTATCGCGGTGTAAAAGATTCATCATGTGGCCAATTCCGTTTTAAGATGTGCAAGGATCCTAATCACAAGGGGCCAGGTTATTCAGCTGAATGGGTAGCTGTTTTCTTGTCGGATTCTAAAGAACATCCTATGCCGGAAAGTGACGCAATTATCAAGGTAGAACAGGATGCAGCCTAA
- a CDS encoding methyltransferase type 11 gives MDASIYVRPDKPLRKPVQRRNWIDVKRPSFDTPKPVVVDSATECHVSPPNVASRMVDYLEPGNCSILEPHGGTGALIQALLDHGVCIEQITAVERHVALSQHIEGRFDHRLKVINNCFLEFGLNTKDRFKHIILNPPFKTWKKHVLMAKSLLCDSSGSSLVALVPASFDLEGFEVMETLPIDTFQWAKVRTKIVLFQR, from the coding sequence ATGGATGCATCTATTTACGTTAGACCCGATAAGCCATTGCGAAAACCCGTTCAACGTCGTAACTGGATAGATGTAAAAAGGCCTAGCTTTGATACACCTAAACCAGTGGTTGTTGATTCTGCAACTGAGTGTCATGTATCACCGCCTAATGTGGCTAGTAGAATGGTTGATTACCTTGAACCAGGTAACTGCTCCATTCTTGAACCTCATGGTGGTACAGGCGCTTTAATACAGGCGTTGTTAGATCATGGTGTTTGCATTGAGCAAATAACAGCGGTCGAAAGGCATGTAGCATTAAGCCAACATATTGAAGGGCGTTTTGATCACCGGTTAAAGGTGATTAACAATTGTTTTCTTGAATTTGGTTTAAATACTAAAGATAGGTTCAAGCATATAATCTTGAACCCGCCATTTAAGACATGGAAAAAACATGTGTTAATGGCAAAATCTTTGCTTTGTGATAGTTCAGGTAGCAGCTTGGTTGCACTGGTTCCTGCTTCGTTCGATTTGGAAGGTTTTGAGGTGATGGAAACATTACCAATTGATACGTTTCAGTGGGCGAAAGTGAGGACTAAGATAGTGCTTTTCCAACGATAG
- a CDS encoding ribosome modulation factor — protein MDKLPFDEGREAFMQMKSPDSNPYEEGDWRHDEWYLGWSHEEECDTTDSWDWSTDSFKNKAV, from the coding sequence ATGGATAAGCTTCCATTTGATGAAGGACGTGAGGCTTTTATGCAAATGAAATCACCAGACAGTAATCCATACGAGGAAGGTGACTGGCGGCATGATGAATGGTATCTGGGTTGGTCGCATGAGGAAGAGTGTGATACTACTGATTCGTGGGATTGGTCTACGGACTCTTTTAAAAATAAAGCAGTATGA
- a CDS encoding tyrosine-type recombinase/integrase: protein MQTDHALALHQYEEPHRPSLTLDDGIDWHFHQQYRQTLITEKNLPNYLLLPEVNKLLDAMSGEHFARAEFIWRTGARISEALAIKKQALTFYEERGEQRAIVTLRTLKQRGKPKATDIDRTRDIPIRDHDYALTLKRRIDTMPGRSRETPLFIPCSRQAFDNAIRSTADKLNLMPTSAHVLRHSFACNLVLHRRDVFLIQRLMGHKRIESTLIYMQLLDIDMAFLLDGVKFR from the coding sequence ATGCAAACAGATCACGCTTTAGCATTACATCAATACGAGGAACCTCATCGACCGAGCCTCACCCTCGATGACGGTATTGATTGGCACTTTCACCAACAATATCGTCAAACCCTGATCACCGAGAAAAATCTACCTAATTACTTATTGCTTCCGGAAGTGAATAAATTACTCGATGCAATGAGTGGGGAGCATTTTGCCAGAGCCGAATTTATCTGGCGCACCGGTGCAAGAATTTCTGAAGCACTGGCCATCAAAAAACAAGCACTGACCTTTTATGAAGAACGTGGCGAACAACGGGCCATTGTGACGCTGCGGACATTAAAACAACGGGGTAAACCCAAAGCCACCGATATAGATAGAACCCGAGACATTCCCATTCGTGATCATGATTATGCACTGACACTTAAAAGACGCATCGATACAATGCCAGGTCGATCAAGAGAAACGCCCCTCTTTATTCCTTGTTCTCGGCAAGCTTTTGATAATGCCATTCGTTCGACTGCAGACAAATTGAATTTAATGCCAACCAGCGCCCATGTATTAAGGCACTCATTCGCCTGTAACCTGGTACTGCATCGGCGGGATGTATTTTTAATTCAGCGCTTAATGGGCCATAAGCGTATCGAGTCCACACTGATCTACATGCAGCTTTTGGATATTGATATGGCGTTTTTATTAGACGGGGTTAAATTTAGGTGA
- a CDS encoding zinc-finger-containing protein has protein sequence MLGKKQKLRYSLKRMLSYNGAGFSNLVRDKDRIIDFIVDTLLEGGYRGMSPYSIKPKHIKYMTTKWREEKIGESQFSDAMRLVYWWVVLVGKTNILVEYKQYCLTIYCCKCEIDVEARLTNGREIYPHSKGVSNLPFWICDGCSNYVGCHHKTKTRIKPLGHIPSKELRNARKHIHILLDPIWKDGLVSRSQIYADLSKELGWSFHIALIRSIEEARNVYRVIRTMKHKYITKGVP, from the coding sequence ATGTTGGGTAAAAAGCAAAAACTAAGATACTCATTAAAAAGAATGTTGAGCTATAACGGTGCTGGTTTTTCTAACCTTGTTAGGGATAAAGATAGAATAATAGACTTTATTGTTGATACGCTTTTAGAAGGAGGGTATAGAGGAATGTCACCTTATTCAATTAAACCGAAGCATATTAAATATATGACAACAAAGTGGAGAGAAGAAAAAATAGGTGAAAGTCAATTTTCTGATGCCATGCGATTAGTTTATTGGTGGGTTGTTTTGGTAGGAAAAACAAACATCTTAGTAGAGTATAAACAATATTGTTTAACCATATATTGCTGCAAATGTGAAATAGATGTTGAAGCTAGGCTAACTAATGGCCGTGAAATTTATCCACATAGCAAAGGGGTATCTAATTTACCGTTTTGGATTTGTGATGGTTGTAGTAATTATGTAGGGTGTCATCACAAAACTAAAACTAGAATAAAGCCTTTGGGTCACATTCCTTCTAAAGAGTTACGCAACGCACGTAAACATATTCATATCTTATTAGACCCAATATGGAAAGACGGGTTAGTGAGTAGAAGTCAAATTTATGCGGATTTAAGTAAAGAGTTGGGATGGTCATTTCATATAGCATTAATAAGAAGTATTGAAGAAGCACGAAATGTTTATAGAGTTATTAGAACAATGAAACATAAATACATAACTAAAGGGGTGCCTTGA
- a CDS encoding integrase domain-containing protein, whose protein sequence is MAKSLLEQSEALLKKHLAMGKSKSNVGNIGKTPYKQFTSMRSYKESASTLARIAESMGVSRLKHINIEEAQEFLISRREAERAGQNVLHVEIKDRSNQRLLTQKTLDAERKALSILLGLPIARVYSAASNAAKSRSYTDFQVKAISEAQTTRNALATKIAHAAGLRAHELLQIRKADELQITSNRQWSKERFNGLDGERYVVAGKGGLVREIRIPSDLAKELEARRYETPVEIMDRKVKYTSHYDIGGGNSFSKSFSTASKRALGMSNGAHGLRHQYAQSRMAHLTGKGYSDKQAKLIVSQELGHFRASITGVYLR, encoded by the coding sequence ATGGCTAAATCACTACTTGAGCAATCTGAAGCTCTACTGAAAAAACATTTGGCTATGGGTAAATCTAAATCCAATGTTGGAAATATTGGTAAAACACCATACAAGCAATTTACTTCGATGAGAAGCTATAAAGAATCAGCTTCGACATTGGCTAGGATTGCCGAGTCTATGGGTGTATCACGGTTAAAGCATATTAATATAGAAGAAGCTCAAGAATTTTTAATTTCAAGAAGAGAAGCCGAACGAGCAGGGCAAAATGTTCTACATGTAGAAATTAAGGATAGATCTAACCAAAGGCTTTTGACCCAAAAAACTTTGGACGCTGAGCGCAAAGCGCTCTCTATACTACTGGGATTACCAATTGCTAGAGTATATTCAGCAGCATCCAATGCTGCAAAATCTAGGTCATATACTGACTTTCAGGTTAAAGCAATATCTGAAGCTCAAACTACACGTAATGCTTTGGCAACAAAAATAGCTCATGCTGCAGGTTTACGTGCTCACGAATTATTGCAAATAAGAAAAGCTGACGAATTACAAATCACATCAAATAGGCAGTGGAGTAAAGAGCGCTTTAATGGCTTAGATGGTGAAAGGTATGTAGTAGCAGGGAAGGGAGGGCTAGTACGCGAAATAAGAATACCGTCTGATTTAGCGAAAGAGCTTGAAGCAAGGCGATATGAAACCCCAGTTGAAATAATGGATCGTAAGGTTAAATATACATCCCACTATGACATTGGTGGTGGAAACTCATTTTCAAAATCATTCTCAACTGCAAGCAAAAGAGCATTAGGCATGAGTAATGGCGCACATGGTTTGCGTCACCAGTACGCTCAATCCAGAATGGCACACTTAACAGGTAAAGGCTATTCGGATAAACAAGCTAAGTTAATAGTCTCTCAAGAACTGGGACACTTCAGGGCTTCGATAACCGGTGTATATTTAAGGTAA